TTCTGGTACCGCTTTAACGTCAGATCAAATAAGATTGATAAATAGACTTACCAAAAACATCACGGTTCTTTTTGATGGTGATGCAGCGGGAATAAGAGCTTCCATTCGTGGTATCGATTTAATTCTAGAACAAGGAATGAACGTAAAAGTAGTTCAATTCCCTGATGGAGAAGATCCAGATAGTTTTGCGAAATCAAATTCAAATGCTGAATTAAAACAGTATTTAGAAGATTCAGCACAAGATTTTATCAACTTTAAAGTTTCACTTTTATTAAAAGATTCTAATAACGATCCTATAAAAAAAGCAGGTGTTATTAGAGATATTGTTAGCAGTATTTCTAAAATACCAGATGGAATACAACGTGAAGTTTATGTACAGGAATGTGCAAGAGTTATGGATATTTCTGAGCGAGTATTGTTTAGTGAATTAGCTCAGTTATTAAAGAAAGGTGCCCAAGAGAAAAATAAAACAAACAGACAGCAAAATAGATCACAACAAGATCCAAACGAGCCACCACCAGAATATTTTATGAACCAAGAACAAGCTCAAATGGGCTTGGTTAAAGGTGGACCAGTTTCTAGTCAAAAAATTGATCAACTTAGTATTCTTGAAAATGAAATTATTAAAATTTTACTCTTATATGGAAATGAGCAAGTAGAATTTATCGAGGAGATAGTTAGTGTTGATGAAGAGGGTAGAGAACAATTTGGAACAAGAAAGTATGAAAACACTGTGTCTGCAGAAATTTATGTGCATTTACATGAAGATGAAATAGAGTTTTCAAATATTCTTTTTCAGGAGATTTATACAGAAATTATTCATCAATTAAACCAATTAGAAAAATTAGATATTGATGGTTTAATCAACCATAAAAATACAGATATATCTACAATTGTAACTTCTATTTTAATGGAAAAAGAAAACCCTAGTCGTCAGTTAAGTGATTGGGAAGGTCAAAACATAGAAGTGAAGTCTGTTTTAGATGTTTTGGCAAAAGATGTAAATGATGTTGTTTATAATTTAAGAAGAGTTTTAATCGGAGAGAAAATTGAAGAATTGATGAATGAAGCAGTTAAAGATCAAAGTGCATCAATAGATTTAGAGGTAATTAGAAACTATACAAACTTGAAGATGAGACTTTTCGAAAAGTTAAATAGAGTTGTCTAATGTTATTAAATTGTAAAAACAGGTGTTTTCCCCTATAGGTATAATAGACGTATTAATAGTTTTTTTGTATATTGCACTCGCTAAAAGAAAAATGCTCACAGTATGAAAAGACTATTACAATTATTAAAAATTTTCCAATTATTTGTTTTATTACCATTTGAAATATCAAAAGGTTCGAAAAAAAGAGCTTATATGCGAATTAAAAAGATGATGGTTGCAGCAAACTTACTTTAATCAATTTATTTAAATAAAATTATAAAAAGTCACATATATTATATGTGACTTTTTATAATTTTAGTGTCTTATTAAGTAATAAGAAAATTTTGATGAAAAAACTTATTCAATTACTTAAAATTATTTGCTTATTTATTCTTCTACCTTTTGATATTATTAAAGGCTCAAAAAAGAAAGCATCAGTTAGAATTAAGAAAATGATGATTTCTGCTAATTTACTGTAAATCAGTAGGTATTTCACAAATAGGTATTGGCAACATTTTATGTTGGTTAATTCTATTTAGTCTTGAGTAAATTTTAAAAACATCATATTCTCTTCCAGAAAAATCATCTTCAGATTTTCCTTTGTCTTGCATATTCATAGCCCATTCTAACTCATCATAAGAAGCTCCTATTTGATCTTCATCAGTTCTGCTGTCTCCAAATAGCCCATCTGTTGGCGCTGCTTTTTGTATTGAATTTGGCACATTTAGATACGCTGCTAATTCATAAACTTCAGATTTCATTAAATCTGCAATAGGACTTAAATCTACACCTCCATCACCATATTTTGTGTAAAATCCAACTCCAAAATCTTCTACTTTATTTCCTGTTCCTGCAACTAAATAGCTATGTAAACCAGCTAAATAGTATAGAGTAGTCATTCTTAGTCTAGCTCTAGTGTTTGCTAAAGATAAATCTACCTTTGGCGAAGGTTCTGCATTTGGAACAACATTTTTAAAATCTTCAAAAGTAGAAGTTAGGTCTACTCTTACATCAGAAACATTATCAAATTTATCTTTTAATTGAGTAATATGTTCTTGAGCTCTTGTAACTTGATTTTCTGCTTGATGAATCGGTAACTCTACACAAAGAGTAGGGAATCCTGTTTTTGCACATAATGTTGATGTTAAGGCAGAATCAATTCCACCAGAAACTCCAACAACAAATCCTTTTACTTTTGCATTTTCAGCATAATCTTTTAACCACTTTATAATATGTTCTGCAACTTTTTCGGTCTTCATTGATAAACTATTTTAGTATTTTTATCGTTTTATATTTCTAATAGCAATATACAATGTTTATGAGATTTTTTATAGTAGTTTTTTTAATTTTATTAAGCTTTCTTTCTTGCAAATCAGATAATAAGGAGGTTACTGATGTCTCTCATATTGATGTAAATTTTTCAATAAAAAGATATGAGGTTGATTTCTATAAAGGACCTAAAGAAAACTTACCTTCTTTGAAGAATAAATACCCTTACTTATTTCCCAAATCATTTTCAGATAGTCTTGCTATAGCTAAAATGACAGATAAAGAAGAATTAGATTTATTTAATGAAACACAAAAGTTATATAGTGATGTTTCTGATTTAAAATCACAATTAACTTCACTTTTCAAACATATAAAATTTTATAACCCTAAATTTAGGTCACCTAATGTAACTACTATGATTTCTAATATAAATTATGATAGTAGAGTAATTTATGCAGATAGCTTATTGCTTATTTCTTTGGATGTATATTTAGGAAAAGAACATAAATTTTATGCAGATTATCCAAAGTATATAAAAGAGAATAACACAAACGAAAATATAATTGTAGATGTAGCAAATTCAATTACAGAAAATCAATTATTAACTCAAACAAACAGAAGTTTTATAGGGAAAATGATTCATGAGGGAAAAAAAATGTATTTATTAGATATGTATTTACCTACTATTTCTGATAAATTAAAAATTGGTTTTTCAAAAGAAAAACTTAATTGGGCAATTACAAATGAAGAAGAAATTTGGAAGTATTTCATTGAAAGAAAATTATTGTTTAGCACAGATACAAAGTTGAATAAAAGGTTTTTAGACAATGCTCCGTTTTCTAAATTCTATTTAGAAGATGATAATCAATCTCCAGGAAAAATAGGAGTGTGGTTAGGATGGCAAATAGTGAGGTCTTATATGCAAAATAATGATGTATCTTTGCAAGAATTATTAATAATTGATTCAGAAGATTTATTCAAAAAATCAAAATATAAGCCTAAAAAATAATGTCAGTAAAACATAATTCGAAAATCAAATTTGAAATTGGTTTAGATGAAAACAAAGTACCAGAAGAAATTTCTTGGACAGCAAAAGAAGGAGGTATAAATAATGAAGAGTCTAAAGCTATTATGATTTCTGTTTGGGATCATAAGAAAAAAGATACTTTGCGTATGGATTTATGGACAAAAGATATGCCTGTAGATGATATGAAGCAATTTTATCATCAAACTTTAGTTTCTATGGCAGATAGTTTTGAACGTGCAACAGATGATCAAAAAATGAGTGCAACAATGCGTGATTTTTGTGATTATTTTGCGGAGAAGTTAGAATTGAAATAAGAATATTAACATCAAGCTTAAATATTTAATACGGACTATTTAAGAATTGAAATCACAGATAACAAAAGGCTGATCAATATTAATATTGATCAGCCTTTTGTTATCTGTGATATTCTTTTTTTTTCTACTTATAACTTAACATCAAAAAAAGAGAGATTACAATTAAGTAATCTCTCTTTTATATTTATTTCAGTTTTATTAATTAATCCAATGAACCTACTGGCTTAATTTCAACTCTTCTATTTAATTGTCTTCCACCTGCGTTACTATTAGAGAATTTTGGTCTTGACTCTCCGTAACCTTTAGATTCTAGCCTTTCACTAACAATACCTTGTTTTACCATGTATTTTCTTACACTAGCAGCTCTTCTTTGAGATAGATATAAGTTATATCTATCGCTATTTCTATCATCAGTATGACCTTCAATAACAAACTTAACATTTGGTATTTTCTTCATTAGGTTAATGATTTTATCAATAGTAGCAAATGATATATTTTTAATTTTGTCACTATTGGTATCAAAGTAAATGCTTGCAGCAAGTAATCCAATTTGTTGAGTAACATTTTCTGGCTTACCAACTTCTTGTTTAGGGCAACCTCTATTTTCAATTACACCAGGAGTGTTAGGACATAAATCTTCACCATCCATTATTCCATCTCCATCAGAATCTATATTTAAAGGACATCCTTCATTAGAAATAGGCCCATATTTTAAAGGACACTTATCTTTATAGTCAGGTAATCCATCTTTATCAGAGTCAACAGGTTTACCGTTTCCATAAACCATAACTCCTGCAGGAGTATTTGGGTCAATATCTAATTGATCCATTACACCATCTTTATCCGTATCAATAATTTTAAAACTATCTCCTTTACCATTATCATCACCCCAGATAGTAAATACTTTTTTCTTTCCTAATTTAACAACTACACCAATACTAGATACGAAGAATGTTTCCCAATCTTGTTTATTAGAAATTGCAGCATCTAAATGATCTTCATAGTTAAAGTACATCCCAGTTCTAAACTCAAGGTCAACTCGTTTGCTTAACCTTCTTTTTAATCCAAATTGACCAGATAAATAGATTGAACTTGCTTGGTTAACACTATTTCTAGCAGGGTTAGTTCCAAAATCTGCATCTGGAATCTTCTCGTAAGAACCATCAGCTGATCTACTATATAAAGCAGAATTATACGAGTGATAACCAACACCAAAATAACCAGCTGCATGATATTTACTAGCTGATGTTTGGTATAAATTTGTAAAACTGAAAATTAGATTTAATTCAGCTCCATAAGCTGTACCTTCAAATTTCATATCATCTCTAATAACAGTATTGTTAACATATAGAAGTTCATAAACATCTGAAAAATATTGAGCACCTCCAGAAATCTTTGAATAAGATACTTTTACCTCTAATCCCAATAATGGATTAAACATTTTATCTGCATGAGCAAAAAAACCGAAATTCCAATAATTAGTATCATCACTAGTACCAATAGAACGCATATCTCCATGCATTATAAAGTTACTGAAACCTGCACCAACAGCCCAACTATTACTGTTCTCTAAATCAATTCTGTTTCCGTAAGTGATTTCGTCAGTAGTAAATTGACCATAGGATTTAGCTGTGATTAAAGAGCTAAATAGAATAAATAAAAAAATTCTCCTCATTTTAGTATGATTTTTGTTTTAAACAATTGGGGGGGAATTATTCATTCCTGCAAAAGTATAATTTTTTTTTTAAAAATGCTTTATTTTATTAACAATGTACTTGTAATCTTTTGGGTTATTTACAAAGTCCATTTCTGATACATCTATTATTAATAAATTCAAGCTTTTTTCAGTATTTATAAAGTTTTTATAACCATTATGTATCTTTTTTAAATAGGAAGATTGAATACTTTGTTCATAATCTCTTCCTCTTTTTTGTATATTCTCTAAAAGTCGTTCTGTATTTTGAAACAAATAGATATATAAGTCTGGTTTTGTAATTTCTTTGTACATTAAATCAAACATTTTTCTGTACAAGAGATATTCTTCCTTTTGCAAAGTTACCTGAGCAAATATTAGAGACTTAAAAATATAATAATCTGAAACAATAAAGTTCTTAAATAAGTCGAACTGTGCTAAGTCATCGGTTAGTTGTTGATATCTGTCTGCCAAAAAACTCATCTCTAAAGGAAAAGCATATCGTTCTTTGTCTTCGTAAAATTTTGGAAGAAACGGGTTGTCTGCAAAACGTTCTAATACTGTTTTGGCATTAAACTCATCTGATAGCATTTTTGCTAAAGATGTTTTACCTGCTCCAATATTCCCTTCAATAGCAATATAATTATATTTTTCAGAAATAGGAGTTGGTCTTTTTAACTGACCATCTATTAAAGTTATCTCAGAAGAATCATCACAGTTTAGTAAACAAACAGAAATTTGAGTTTTTTCTATTGGATGAATAGTTGTTGGAGCTATTTCTGCTAATGGAATCATTACAAATTTTCGTTGTAACATTTTTGAATGAGGAACTATCAGCGTTTTTGAAAAGATAATTTCATCATCTAGCAACAAGATATCTATATCAATATTTCTATTTTGATATCCTTCTTCATTAGAACGTAACCTTCCTAAATCATTTTCGATATCTAATAAAGAATTTATTAAAATTTCTGGTTGTTGATATGTAGAGACTTTAATACATATATTATAGAAGTCTTCTCCTTCAAAACCCCATGATTGAGTCTTGTAAATAGATGAAATTTTTTGAATACCACCAATTCTATCATCAATTAAGTTAATAGCATTTTGTAGGTTTTCAAGTTTGTTTTCTTGATTTGTCCCTAAAGATAAATATGTAATACGTTGAATTTTCATAAAATGGTTACAAAGAAAATAAAAGCATTTTATATATAGGCTATAAACAAAAAAAATCGCCAAATTATTTTGGCGATTTTAATATCAATTTTAAAAAAAGAATTTATTCTTCTTTTCTAGGTTCTCTTGGTTTTCTGTCATCACGTCCGCGATTATCTCTACCTCTGTTATTGTCTCTTCCACGAGTATTATCTCTTGGTGGTCTTTCAACAAATCCTTCTGGTTTTGGTAAAATAGCTTTTCTAGAAACTTTTTCTTTTCTAGTTCTTGGGTCTAAACCGAAATATTTTACATCTAAAATATCTCCCATTTTCACAACATCTCCAACATTGTCTGTACGTTCCCAAGCTAATTCACTTACGTGTAATAAAACTTCGTTACCAGGAGCTTCAACATACTCAACAACAGCACCAAAATCTAACATTTTGATTACTTTTACTTCGTACACAGAACCTTTCTCTGGTTTAAACATCATAGATTCAATTTTAGCAATTACTGCTTCAATTCCTTCTGGGTTTGTTCCTAAAATTTCAATGATACCTTCTTCAGTAACAGGGTCTTCTGTAATTACAATTGTAGTTTCAGTTTCTTTCTGTAATTCTTGAATATGTTTACCACCTGGTCCAATAAATGCACCAATTAAATCGTTAGGTATTCTTCTGTTAATCATTTTAGGAGCATGACCTTTTACTTCTTCATTTGGAGCAGTAATAGTGTCAGTTAATTTTCCTAAGATATGTAAACGACCATCACGAGCTTGTTTTAGTGCATTTACTAAAATTTCGTAACCTAATCCTTTTACTTTAATATCCATTTGACAAGCAGTAATTCCTTCAGAAGTACCAGTTACTTTAAAGTCCATATCTCCTAAGTGATCTTCATCACCTAAAATATCAGATAAAACTGCGTAACGATCACCATCAGAAATTAATCCCATTGCAATACCAGAAACTGGTCTAATCATTTGTACACCTGCATCCATTAAAGCCATTGTACCAGCACAGACAGTTGCCATAGAAGAAGAACCGTTAGACTCTAATACTTCAGATACAACTCTTACTGTATAAGGACAATCAGCTGGAATCATTCCTTTTAATCCACGTTGTGCTAAGTTACCATGACCAACTTCTCTACGAGATGTTCCTCTTAATGGTCTTGCTTCACCTGTACAAAAAGGAGGGAAGTTATAATGTAAATAGAAATTCTCTTCACCTTCGTAAGATGGCATATCTATTTTCATTGCATCTCTTGATGTTCCTAAAGTTACTGTCGCTAATGCTTGAGTTTCTCCACGAGTAAAGATTGAAGAACCATGTACTGATGGTAAATAATCTACTTCACACCAAATTGGTCTAATTTCATCAGTCTTACGACCATCTAAACGTAAACCTTCTGCTAATGTTAATTCTCTAACTGCAGCTTTTTGAGATTTGTTGAAATATTTTCCAACTAACTCATCATATTCTGCTAATTCTTCTTCTGTAAATGAAGCTTTTAATGCTTCTTTTACTTCTGAAAAAGCAGTTGTACGCTCTACTTTAGAAGTTCCTTTTTTAGCAATTGCATAACATTTGTCGTAACAAAAGTCATTTATTTTTGCAGCTAATTCTTCATCTTCTCTTTCTCCTTCGTATTCTCTTGTTTCTTTCTTCCCAAATGCTTCTGCTAATCTTACTTGAGCAGCACACTGAACTTTAATAGCTTCATGAGCAAACTTAATTGCATCTGCCATTTCTTCTTCAGAAATTTCATCCATTTCACCTTCAACCATCATTACAGAATCTGCAGAAGCTCCAATCATCATGTCGATGTCAGATTCTGCTAATTGTGCTCTGTTTGGGTTGATTACAAATTCTCCATTTATTCTTCCAACACGTGCTTCAGAAATAGGACATTCGAAAGGGAAATCTGATAATTGAATAGCTGCTGATGCTGCTAAACCTGCCATTGCATCTGGCATAACGTCTTCATCATGAGACATTAATTGTACCATTACTTGTACTTCAGAATGATAATCTTTAGGGAATAATGGACGTAAAACACGGTCTACTAAACGCATTGTTAATACTTCACCATCACTTGGTCTTGCTTCTCTTTTAAAGAATCCTCCAGGATATCTTCCAGCAGCAGCAAACTTTTCTCTGTAATCTACCGTTAAAGGTAAAAAATCAACTGTTCCTGCTTTGTAGCTAGATACAACTGTACAAAGCATCATACATTTTCCTGATTGCACAACAACTGAACCGTGCGCTTGTTTCGCTAATTTACCGGTTTCTAATGAGATGGTTCTTCCATCACCAAGGTCTATAACCTCTCTAAATACTTTTGGAATCATAAATTTTAATTATAATTTTTAATTACTGTTTGTTGTTGTGTTGTTGTCTGTTGTTGCAATGGAAACACAGAATTATTGTTGGTAACTCTGATCTTTTATAAGGTTTGCTGATGCTGTTACTATCAGACTTTTAAATTTGTTGTAATAAAAAAGAGGCACGTTTATAGAGCCTCTTTTTGTAAGAATTATTTTCTAATTCCTAATTCTTTAATAATTGCACGATATCTATTGATTTCCGTTTTCTTAAGATAATCTAATAAACTTTTACGCTTACCTACTAACATTACTAATGAACGCTCAGTGTTGTAATCTTTACGATTTTTCTTTAAGTGCCCAGTTAAGTGGTTAATTCTGTGTGTAAATAATGCAATTTGACCTTCTGAAGAACCAGTATCGTTTTTTCCTTTACCGTGTTTTTCGAAGATGCTTTCTTTTACTTCTTTAGTTAAATACATTCCAATATTATTTAAATGATTATTATGTATATCAATGATTGATTCATTGAAGCTGCAAATATATAATTATTTTTTTAAATAAAAACGCTACCAAAGTTCTTCTTTTATAGGTTTTTCTTTAAAAAGAATAAAGCCAGCATTTGCTGGCTTTATGTTTATGCTCTAACGGGTATGTTTTGTATTAAATCTATATACAAATTAACTTGTTTCTTTAGGTTTTTACGTTCGTAAATTGCATCTAAGAAACCATGTTCTAATACAAATTCAGATTTTTGGAAACCTTCTGGCAAATCTTTACCAGTTGTATCTTTTACAACTCTTGGTCCTGCAAAAGCAATTAATGCATTTGGTTCTGCTATATTAATATCACCTAACATTGCATAAGATGCTGTAGTACCTCCAGTTGTAGGATCTGTACATAAAGAAATATAAGGAATATTAACTTCTGCTAATTGTGCTAGTTTTGCTGATGTTTTTACTAATTGCATTAAAGAAAGTGACGCTTCCATCATACGAGCACCACCAGATTTAGAAATCATTAAAAAAGGAATTTTGTTTTTTATTGAATAATCTATTGCTCTTGCTATTTTTTCACCAACAACAGAACCCATAGAGCCACCAATAAAAGCAAAATCCATAGCAGCAATTACGATATCTTTTCCAAGAGATTTTCCAACTGCAGTTCTAACAGCGTCATTTAGTTTTGTTTTTTCTTGAGCAGCTTTTAATCTGTCTGGGTATTTTTTTGTGTCTTCAAATTTTAAAGGATCTTTAGAGGTAAGATTTTTATCTAATTCTTTAAATTTATTTTCATCAAAAAATAACTCAAAATATTCTTTACTTCCTATTCTTACATGATAACCATCTTCTGGACTTACATATAAGTTTCTTTTTAATTCTTCTGTATCTATAATTTTTCCACTAGGAGTTTTGTACCATAAACCTTTTGGAGTATCTTTTTTATCTTCTGTAGAAGTCTGTATTCCTTTATCCGTTCTTTTAAACCAAGCCATACTAGTTGTTCTGTTTTATGTTGTTTCTATATCTATTTTTTAAAAATAGAATTTAAGTTAGAAATACAAATGTAAAAGTTTTTTCTTTAAAGTAACCTTTTTGATATCTAAAGTCATAAAAAAAGCACTTTGATTTAAATCAAAGTGCTTTTTATTTATTTTAAATGATAACTTTTATAAAGTATCAACGTTGTTTAAATCAGAAAAAGCTTGTTTTAAACGTGTTTTAAAAGTTAATTCACCTTCACGTAACCATTTTCTTGGATCGTAGTATTTTTTGTTAGGTTGGTCTGCTCCATCAGGATTACCAATTTGAGTAGCTAAATAAGCTGCTTTACCTTGCATATAATCTCTAATTCCTTCTGTAAAAGCAAATTGTAAATCTGTATCAATATTCATTTTTACAACACCATAACCAATTGCTTCTCTAATTTCTTCTAAAGTAGAACCAGAACCTCCGTGAAATACAAAATCGATATGGTTTTCTTCAACACCATATTTTTTTGTGATAAATTCTTGAGAATTTTTTAAGATTTTTGGAGTTA
The window above is part of the Polaribacter sp. SA4-12 genome. Proteins encoded here:
- the dnaG gene encoding DNA primase, producing the protein MILRSTIDQIFETARVEEVIGEFVQLKKAGSNFKGLSPFTDEKSPSFMVSPVKQIWKDFSTGKGGNSVSFLMEHEHFSYPEALRWLAKKYNIEIEETEQSSEEKEQMNERESMFMVSNFAKDYFHDLMLNSNKGKAIGLSYFKERGFTDETIKRFELGYCIDEWDNFTKGALAKGYDLKYLASTGLTIVKENKQFDRFKGRVMFPIHSMSGRILGFGGRILTADKKAAKYLNSPESDIYHKSKILYGLYQAKKEIAKQDNCFLVEGYTDVISFNQSGVENVVASSGTALTSDQIRLINRLTKNITVLFDGDAAGIRASIRGIDLILEQGMNVKVVQFPDGEDPDSFAKSNSNAELKQYLEDSAQDFINFKVSLLLKDSNNDPIKKAGVIRDIVSSISKIPDGIQREVYVQECARVMDISERVLFSELAQLLKKGAQEKNKTNRQQNRSQQDPNEPPPEYFMNQEQAQMGLVKGGPVSSQKIDQLSILENEIIKILLLYGNEQVEFIEEIVSVDEEGREQFGTRKYENTVSAEIYVHLHEDEIEFSNILFQEIYTEIIHQLNQLEKLDIDGLINHKNTDISTIVTSILMEKENPSRQLSDWEGQNIEVKSVLDVLAKDVNDVVYNLRRVLIGEKIEELMNEAVKDQSASIDLEVIRNYTNLKMRLFEKLNRVV
- the nadE gene encoding NAD(+) synthase; this translates as MKTEKVAEHIIKWLKDYAENAKVKGFVVGVSGGIDSALTSTLCAKTGFPTLCVELPIHQAENQVTRAQEHITQLKDKFDNVSDVRVDLTSTFEDFKNVVPNAEPSPKVDLSLANTRARLRMTTLYYLAGLHSYLVAGTGNKVEDFGVGFYTKYGDGGVDLSPIADLMKSEVYELAAYLNVPNSIQKAAPTDGLFGDSRTDEDQIGASYDELEWAMNMQDKGKSEDDFSGREYDVFKIYSRLNRINQHKMLPIPICEIPTDLQ
- the gldB gene encoding gliding motility lipoprotein GldB, which translates into the protein MRFFIVVFLILLSFLSCKSDNKEVTDVSHIDVNFSIKRYEVDFYKGPKENLPSLKNKYPYLFPKSFSDSLAIAKMTDKEELDLFNETQKLYSDVSDLKSQLTSLFKHIKFYNPKFRSPNVTTMISNINYDSRVIYADSLLLISLDVYLGKEHKFYADYPKYIKENNTNENIIVDVANSITENQLLTQTNRSFIGKMIHEGKKMYLLDMYLPTISDKLKIGFSKEKLNWAITNEEEIWKYFIERKLLFSTDTKLNKRFLDNAPFSKFYLEDDNQSPGKIGVWLGWQIVRSYMQNNDVSLQELLIIDSEDLFKKSKYKPKK
- the gldC gene encoding gliding motility protein GldC; this translates as MSVKHNSKIKFEIGLDENKVPEEISWTAKEGGINNEESKAIMISVWDHKKKDTLRMDLWTKDMPVDDMKQFYHQTLVSMADSFERATDDQKMSATMRDFCDYFAEKLELK
- a CDS encoding OmpA family protein — translated: MRRIFLFILFSSLITAKSYGQFTTDEITYGNRIDLENSNSWAVGAGFSNFIMHGDMRSIGTSDDTNYWNFGFFAHADKMFNPLLGLEVKVSYSKISGGAQYFSDVYELLYVNNTVIRDDMKFEGTAYGAELNLIFSFTNLYQTSASKYHAAGYFGVGYHSYNSALYSRSADGSYEKIPDADFGTNPARNSVNQASSIYLSGQFGLKRRLSKRVDLEFRTGMYFNYEDHLDAAISNKQDWETFFVSSIGVVVKLGKKKVFTIWGDDNGKGDSFKIIDTDKDGVMDQLDIDPNTPAGVMVYGNGKPVDSDKDGLPDYKDKCPLKYGPISNEGCPLNIDSDGDGIMDGEDLCPNTPGVIENRGCPKQEVGKPENVTQQIGLLAASIYFDTNSDKIKNISFATIDKIINLMKKIPNVKFVIEGHTDDRNSDRYNLYLSQRRAASVRKYMVKQGIVSERLESKGYGESRPKFSNSNAGGRQLNRRVEIKPVGSLD
- the folK gene encoding 2-amino-4-hydroxy-6-hydroxymethyldihydropteridine diphosphokinase, producing the protein MKIQRITYLSLGTNQENKLENLQNAINLIDDRIGGIQKISSIYKTQSWGFEGEDFYNICIKVSTYQQPEILINSLLDIENDLGRLRSNEEGYQNRNIDIDILLLDDEIIFSKTLIVPHSKMLQRKFVMIPLAEIAPTTIHPIEKTQISVCLLNCDDSSEITLIDGQLKRPTPISEKYNYIAIEGNIGAGKTSLAKMLSDEFNAKTVLERFADNPFLPKFYEDKERYAFPLEMSFLADRYQQLTDDLAQFDLFKNFIVSDYYIFKSLIFAQVTLQKEEYLLYRKMFDLMYKEITKPDLYIYLFQNTERLLENIQKRGRDYEQSIQSSYLKKIHNGYKNFINTEKSLNLLIIDVSEMDFVNNPKDYKYIVNKIKHF
- a CDS encoding polyribonucleotide nucleotidyltransferase, which produces MIPKVFREVIDLGDGRTISLETGKLAKQAHGSVVVQSGKCMMLCTVVSSYKAGTVDFLPLTVDYREKFAAAGRYPGGFFKREARPSDGEVLTMRLVDRVLRPLFPKDYHSEVQVMVQLMSHDEDVMPDAMAGLAASAAIQLSDFPFECPISEARVGRINGEFVINPNRAQLAESDIDMMIGASADSVMMVEGEMDEISEEEMADAIKFAHEAIKVQCAAQVRLAEAFGKKETREYEGEREDEELAAKINDFCYDKCYAIAKKGTSKVERTTAFSEVKEALKASFTEEELAEYDELVGKYFNKSQKAAVRELTLAEGLRLDGRKTDEIRPIWCEVDYLPSVHGSSIFTRGETQALATVTLGTSRDAMKIDMPSYEGEENFYLHYNFPPFCTGEARPLRGTSRREVGHGNLAQRGLKGMIPADCPYTVRVVSEVLESNGSSSMATVCAGTMALMDAGVQMIRPVSGIAMGLISDGDRYAVLSDILGDEDHLGDMDFKVTGTSEGITACQMDIKVKGLGYEILVNALKQARDGRLHILGKLTDTITAPNEEVKGHAPKMINRRIPNDLIGAFIGPGGKHIQELQKETETTIVITEDPVTEEGIIEILGTNPEGIEAVIAKIESMMFKPEKGSVYEVKVIKMLDFGAVVEYVEAPGNEVLLHVSELAWERTDNVGDVVKMGDILDVKYFGLDPRTRKEKVSRKAILPKPEGFVERPPRDNTRGRDNNRGRDNRGRDDRKPREPRKEE
- the rpsO gene encoding 30S ribosomal protein S15, coding for MYLTKEVKESIFEKHGKGKNDTGSSEGQIALFTHRINHLTGHLKKNRKDYNTERSLVMLVGKRKSLLDYLKKTEINRYRAIIKELGIRK
- the accD gene encoding acetyl-CoA carboxylase, carboxyltransferase subunit beta; protein product: MAWFKRTDKGIQTSTEDKKDTPKGLWYKTPSGKIIDTEELKRNLYVSPEDGYHVRIGSKEYFELFFDENKFKELDKNLTSKDPLKFEDTKKYPDRLKAAQEKTKLNDAVRTAVGKSLGKDIVIAAMDFAFIGGSMGSVVGEKIARAIDYSIKNKIPFLMISKSGGARMMEASLSLMQLVKTSAKLAQLAEVNIPYISLCTDPTTGGTTASYAMLGDINIAEPNALIAFAGPRVVKDTTGKDLPEGFQKSEFVLEHGFLDAIYERKNLKKQVNLYIDLIQNIPVRA